A single genomic interval of Rhododendron vialii isolate Sample 1 chromosome 3a, ASM3025357v1 harbors:
- the LOC131320014 gene encoding GCN5-related N-acetyltransferase 6, chloroplastic-like isoform X2, whose product MELHRPCFFRISSYGMEKHHKLQPFSSSWKMTLNCNAPLTRNTPESSVEHQKISVPQLKTASPSNLQLNRPLHRPRPSYQESSIQGDRIEFGEFVVREALREEELWAVAWLRAETCWDDRPSDRYVENLKKKLAEKTFDSLKRESKQLCSDFCIVTVKKEESNVTDDVLKSVVGTLALSIDYMSSGQTFPGEQVKPPVYPDLVETEQIGYGHIDDLCVAKSARRQGIASSMLLFAINLAKSDGAKRVYLQVYKSNKPALELYRKMGFEVVERATAQLAKKKACLLCFEW is encoded by the exons ATGGAGCTCCACAGACCTTGTTTCTTCAGGATTTCAAGCTATGGGATGGAGAAACATCACAAACTTCAACCCTTCTCTTCCTCCTGGAAAAT GACACTGAATTGCAATGCTCCACTGACAAGAAACACACCAGAATCATCAGTAGAACATCAGAAAATTTCAGTCCCACAATTAAAAACAGCCAGTCCATCAAATCTCCAATTAAACCGACCATTACACCGACCCCGGCCGTCGTATCAAGAATCCTCCATTCAAGGGGATCGAATTGAGTTTGGAGAGTTTGTGGTACGAGAGGCCTTACGGGAGGAAGAACTTTGG GCAGTAGCATGGCTTCGAGCGGAAACTTGCTGGGACGATCGGCCAAGTGACCG GTATGTAGAGAATTTAAAGAAGAAACTCGCAGAGAAG ACTTTTGATTCATTAAAACGGGAAAGCAAACAGTTATGCAGCGATTTCTGCATTGTGACG GTAAAGAAGGAAGAGAGTAATGTGACAGATGATGTATTGAAGAGTGTAGTCGGAACCTTAGCTTTGAGCATAGATTACATGTCGAGCGGACAGACCTTTCCTGGG GAACAGGTGAAACCTCCTGTCTACCCCGACCTTGTCGAAACGGAACAAATCGGATACGGTCACATTGATGACCTTTGTGTTGCAAAATCAGCTCGCCGCCAGGGGATTGCAAGCAGCATGTTGCTTTTTGCTATTAATCTGGCTAAATCAGATG GAGCAAAACGAGTATATCTGCAGGTTTACAAGAGTAACAAACCAGCCCTAGAACTTTACCGAAAGATGGGATTTGAG GTGGTCGAAAGGGCAACCGCTCAACTTGCAAAAAAGAAAGCTTGCTTGCTTTGCTTCGAATGGTAG
- the LOC131320014 gene encoding GCN5-related N-acetyltransferase 6, chloroplastic-like isoform X3: protein MELHRPCFFRISSYGMEKHHKLQPFSSSWKMTLNCNAPLTRNTPESSVEHQKISVPQLKTASPSNLQLNRPLHRPRPSYQESSIQGDRIEFGEFVVREALREEELWAVAWLRAETCWDDRPSDRYVENLKKKLAEKTFDSLKRESKQLCSDFCIVTVKKEESNVTDDVLKSVVGTLALSIDYMSSGQTFPGVKLLEQVKPPVYPDLVETEQIGYGHIDDLCVAKSARRQGIASSMLLFAINLAKSDDFSCQEQNEYICRFTRVTNQP from the exons ATGGAGCTCCACAGACCTTGTTTCTTCAGGATTTCAAGCTATGGGATGGAGAAACATCACAAACTTCAACCCTTCTCTTCCTCCTGGAAAAT GACACTGAATTGCAATGCTCCACTGACAAGAAACACACCAGAATCATCAGTAGAACATCAGAAAATTTCAGTCCCACAATTAAAAACAGCCAGTCCATCAAATCTCCAATTAAACCGACCATTACACCGACCCCGGCCGTCGTATCAAGAATCCTCCATTCAAGGGGATCGAATTGAGTTTGGAGAGTTTGTGGTACGAGAGGCCTTACGGGAGGAAGAACTTTGG GCAGTAGCATGGCTTCGAGCGGAAACTTGCTGGGACGATCGGCCAAGTGACCG GTATGTAGAGAATTTAAAGAAGAAACTCGCAGAGAAG ACTTTTGATTCATTAAAACGGGAAAGCAAACAGTTATGCAGCGATTTCTGCATTGTGACG GTAAAGAAGGAAGAGAGTAATGTGACAGATGATGTATTGAAGAGTGTAGTCGGAACCTTAGCTTTGAGCATAGATTACATGTCGAGCGGACAGACCTTTCCTGGGGTAAAACTTTTG GAACAGGTGAAACCTCCTGTCTACCCCGACCTTGTCGAAACGGAACAAATCGGATACGGTCACATTGATGACCTTTGTGTTGCAAAATCAGCTCGCCGCCAGGGGATTGCAAGCAGCATGTTGCTTTTTGCTATTAATCTGGCTAAATCAGATG ATTTTTCGTGTCAGGAGCAAAACGAGTATATCTGCAGGTTTACAAGAGTAACAAACCAGCCCTAG
- the LOC131320014 gene encoding GCN5-related N-acetyltransferase 6, chloroplastic-like isoform X1 has translation MELHRPCFFRISSYGMEKHHKLQPFSSSWKMTLNCNAPLTRNTPESSVEHQKISVPQLKTASPSNLQLNRPLHRPRPSYQESSIQGDRIEFGEFVVREALREEELWAVAWLRAETCWDDRPSDRYVENLKKKLAEKTFDSLKRESKQLCSDFCIVTVKKEESNVTDDVLKSVVGTLALSIDYMSSGQTFPGVKLLEQVKPPVYPDLVETEQIGYGHIDDLCVAKSARRQGIASSMLLFAINLAKSDGAKRVYLQVYKSNKPALELYRKMGFEVVERATAQLAKKKACLLCFEW, from the exons ATGGAGCTCCACAGACCTTGTTTCTTCAGGATTTCAAGCTATGGGATGGAGAAACATCACAAACTTCAACCCTTCTCTTCCTCCTGGAAAAT GACACTGAATTGCAATGCTCCACTGACAAGAAACACACCAGAATCATCAGTAGAACATCAGAAAATTTCAGTCCCACAATTAAAAACAGCCAGTCCATCAAATCTCCAATTAAACCGACCATTACACCGACCCCGGCCGTCGTATCAAGAATCCTCCATTCAAGGGGATCGAATTGAGTTTGGAGAGTTTGTGGTACGAGAGGCCTTACGGGAGGAAGAACTTTGG GCAGTAGCATGGCTTCGAGCGGAAACTTGCTGGGACGATCGGCCAAGTGACCG GTATGTAGAGAATTTAAAGAAGAAACTCGCAGAGAAG ACTTTTGATTCATTAAAACGGGAAAGCAAACAGTTATGCAGCGATTTCTGCATTGTGACG GTAAAGAAGGAAGAGAGTAATGTGACAGATGATGTATTGAAGAGTGTAGTCGGAACCTTAGCTTTGAGCATAGATTACATGTCGAGCGGACAGACCTTTCCTGGGGTAAAACTTTTG GAACAGGTGAAACCTCCTGTCTACCCCGACCTTGTCGAAACGGAACAAATCGGATACGGTCACATTGATGACCTTTGTGTTGCAAAATCAGCTCGCCGCCAGGGGATTGCAAGCAGCATGTTGCTTTTTGCTATTAATCTGGCTAAATCAGATG GAGCAAAACGAGTATATCTGCAGGTTTACAAGAGTAACAAACCAGCCCTAGAACTTTACCGAAAGATGGGATTTGAG GTGGTCGAAAGGGCAACCGCTCAACTTGCAAAAAAGAAAGCTTGCTTGCTTTGCTTCGAATGGTAG